A region of Thermoleophilaceae bacterium DNA encodes the following proteins:
- the mptA gene encoding GTP cyclohydrolase MptA yields the protein MSEPLIADVQARRPAASVSLSRVGVTGVEKVVRISSNGTEQLFYAELECYVDLGPEQKGAHMSRFEEIVNEAIDEVVLDEAFKAETLAMHIAERVRERQRALRAEVTIAARYPEYKRAPESGSRTQEIYTLFGSAVASARGTRRLVGVQAQGMTACPCAQELVAGRSRERLEADGFTEDEIGRIFEAVPVATHNQRGIGTLWVGCPEGCTESVEALTILGIVERAMSSEIYELMKRADEVEVVEKAHRHPRFVEDCVREMVRMAVEEFEQFGPDAFVMARQENLETIHKHNVVAERYGLMGNLSRELREGEHVRRHVTMREWLESER from the coding sequence GTGAGCGAACCCCTCATCGCCGACGTCCAGGCGCGTCGCCCGGCGGCCAGCGTGTCGCTCTCGCGCGTGGGCGTCACGGGCGTGGAGAAGGTGGTCAGGATCTCCTCCAACGGGACCGAGCAGCTCTTCTACGCCGAGCTCGAGTGCTACGTGGATCTCGGGCCCGAGCAGAAGGGCGCGCACATGTCGCGCTTCGAGGAGATCGTGAACGAGGCGATCGACGAGGTCGTGCTCGACGAGGCCTTCAAGGCGGAGACGCTGGCGATGCACATCGCCGAGCGCGTGCGCGAGCGCCAAAGAGCCCTGCGCGCCGAGGTCACGATCGCTGCGCGCTACCCCGAGTACAAGCGCGCGCCCGAGTCCGGCAGCCGCACGCAGGAGATCTACACGCTGTTCGGCTCGGCGGTCGCCTCCGCCCGCGGCACCCGCCGGCTGGTGGGCGTGCAGGCCCAGGGCATGACCGCCTGCCCGTGCGCGCAGGAGCTCGTGGCCGGCCGCTCCCGCGAGCGGCTCGAGGCCGACGGCTTCACAGAGGACGAGATCGGGCGCATCTTCGAGGCGGTGCCCGTGGCCACCCACAACCAGCGCGGGATCGGCACGCTCTGGGTGGGCTGCCCCGAGGGCTGCACGGAGTCGGTGGAGGCGCTCACGATCCTCGGCATCGTCGAGCGCGCCATGAGCTCAGAGATCTACGAGCTGATGAAGCGCGCGGACGAGGTGGAGGTCGTGGAGAAGGCGCATCGCCACCCGCGCTTCGTGGAGGACTGCGTCCGCGAGATGGTGCGGATGGCGGTCGAGGAGTTCGAGCAGTTCGGTCCGGACGCGTTCGTCATGGCCCGGCAGGAGAACCTCGAGACCATCCACAAGCACAACGTCGTCGCCGAGCGCTACGGGCTCATGGGCAACCTGTCGCGTGAGCTGCGCGAGGGCGAGCACGTGCGCCGGCACGTGACGATGCGCGAGTGGCTCGAATCCGAGCGCTGA
- a CDS encoding alpha/beta hydrolase, with product MTYDRGRDLVDARPQVILLPGAVLPATLAYGALLDVLGDEVEAVAKDLEVYAGEEPPPDYALDVESKGILRAAEASGFDRFHLVGYSGGGASSLAFAAKHPERLRTLALLEPAWAGNEGGDPAEEAVWREFERIVALPPEEMMPAFVRGNLGPGVEPPPPPPGPPPPWMAKRPAGIRAFIRAFKAGELDLDALRGFTAPVYFALGALSNPDQYAKIAERLAGVFPDFTLEVFEKCHHFEPPHRVESERLGSSLRDLWARAETVSVAG from the coding sequence GTGACCTATGATCGCGGCCGAGATCTCGTGGATGCGCGCCCACAGGTGATCCTGCTTCCCGGGGCGGTGCTCCCCGCCACCTTGGCGTACGGGGCACTGCTGGACGTCCTCGGTGACGAAGTCGAAGCGGTGGCAAAGGATCTCGAGGTCTACGCGGGCGAGGAGCCCCCGCCCGACTATGCGCTCGACGTCGAGAGCAAGGGAATCCTGCGAGCCGCCGAGGCCTCCGGGTTCGACCGCTTCCACCTCGTCGGCTACTCCGGTGGAGGCGCCTCGAGCCTGGCCTTCGCCGCGAAGCACCCGGAGCGGCTGCGAACGCTCGCGCTGCTCGAGCCTGCGTGGGCGGGCAACGAAGGGGGTGACCCGGCCGAGGAGGCGGTATGGCGAGAGTTCGAGCGGATCGTGGCCCTCCCGCCGGAGGAGATGATGCCGGCGTTCGTGCGCGGCAACCTGGGGCCGGGTGTCGAGCCACCGCCGCCACCGCCGGGACCTCCGCCGCCGTGGATGGCGAAGCGGCCGGCCGGGATAAGGGCGTTCATACGGGCGTTCAAGGCCGGCGAGCTCGACCTCGACGCGCTTCGCGGCTTCACGGCTCCCGTCTACTTCGCGCTGGGCGCCCTCAGCAATCCCGACCAGTACGCGAAGATCGCCGAGCGCCTGGCCGGCGTGTTCCCGGACTTCACGCTCGAGGTGTTCGAGAAGTGCCATCACTTCGAGCCGCCGCATCGGGTGGAGTCCGAGCGGCTCGGTTCGTCACTTCGGGACCTGTGGGCCCGGGCTGAGACCGTCTCGGTCGCCGGGTAG
- the rplA gene encoding 50S ribosomal protein L1: protein MMKRGKRYRDAYAQVDREHEYEPAEAISLVKELGTAKYAETVEVHIRTGLNVRHADEQLRGTIAFPHGLGKNMTVAVFAKGDKAREATDAGADFVGDDDLAKKVEEGFTDFDVAIATPDMMPVVGKLGRVLGPQGKMPNPKVGTVTMDVAKAVSESKAGKVEYRTDRTAIVHLSIGKTDFEEKALLENYAALIDEIVRARPSSAKGRYLRTITLATTHGPGVRVDPARTRDILAEDGARGEAPAAA from the coding sequence CTGATGAAGCGCGGCAAGCGCTACCGGGACGCCTACGCGCAGGTCGACCGCGAGCACGAGTACGAGCCCGCCGAGGCCATCTCGCTCGTCAAGGAGCTGGGCACGGCCAAGTACGCGGAGACCGTCGAGGTCCACATCCGCACGGGCCTCAACGTGCGCCACGCCGACGAGCAGCTGCGCGGCACGATCGCCTTCCCGCACGGGCTCGGCAAGAACATGACGGTCGCCGTCTTCGCCAAGGGCGACAAGGCGCGCGAGGCCACCGACGCCGGCGCCGACTTCGTGGGCGACGACGACCTGGCCAAGAAGGTGGAGGAGGGCTTCACCGACTTCGACGTGGCCATCGCCACGCCGGACATGATGCCCGTCGTCGGCAAGCTCGGCCGGGTGCTCGGCCCCCAGGGCAAGATGCCCAACCCCAAGGTCGGCACGGTCACGATGGACGTGGCCAAGGCCGTCTCGGAGTCCAAGGCCGGCAAGGTCGAGTACCGCACCGACCGCACCGCCATCGTCCACCTCTCCATCGGCAAGACCGACTTCGAGGAGAAGGCGCTGCTCGAGAACTACGCGGCCCTCATCGACGAGATCGTCCGCGCCAGGCCGTCGTCTGCCAAGGGCCGCTACCTGCGCACGATCACGCTCGCCACCACGCACGGGCCCGGCGTCCGCGTGGACCCCGCCCGCACGCGCGACATCCTGGCCGAGGATGGCGCCCGCGGCGAGGCGCCCGCA
- the nusG gene encoding transcription termination/antitermination protein NusG gives MFRWYAVNTYSGHEKKVKQNLEHRVVSLGQERNVRQIVIPTEIISEMKDGQKVQTERRTMPGYVLVNMELGDDSWSLVKNTPGVTGFVGPQNKPVPLSQAEIDRLLNRETAERPRTRAQFSIGESVKVVSGPLSDFSGEISEINEDQSRLKVLVSIFGRETPVEVGFDQVKKI, from the coding sequence ATGTTCCGCTGGTACGCCGTCAACACCTACTCGGGTCACGAGAAGAAGGTCAAGCAGAACCTCGAGCACCGCGTGGTCTCGCTGGGCCAGGAGCGCAACGTCCGCCAGATCGTCATCCCCACCGAGATCATCTCGGAGATGAAGGACGGTCAGAAGGTCCAGACCGAGCGCCGCACCATGCCCGGCTACGTGCTGGTGAACATGGAGCTCGGCGACGACTCCTGGAGCCTCGTCAAGAACACTCCCGGCGTCACCGGCTTCGTGGGCCCCCAGAACAAGCCCGTCCCGCTCTCCCAGGCCGAGATCGACCGCCTCCTCAACCGTGAGACGGCCGAGCGCCCGCGCACGCGCGCGCAGTTCTCGATCGGCGAGTCGGTAAAGGTCGTCTCCGGCCCGCTGTCGGACTTCTCGGGCGAGATCTCCGAGATCAACGAGGACCAGTCCAGGCTCAAGGTGCTCGTCTCGATCTTCGGCCGTGAGACCCCGGTCGAGGTCGGGTTCGACCAAGTGAAGAAGATCTAG
- the rpmG gene encoding 50S ribosomal protein L33, giving the protein MARGDVRIAVTLACEDCKRRNYQTNKSKRNNPDRIELRKYCRWCSKHTAHKETR; this is encoded by the coding sequence ATGGCTCGCGGAGACGTCCGAATCGCTGTCACGCTCGCTTGTGAGGACTGCAAGCGGCGCAACTACCAGACCAACAAGTCCAAGCGCAACAACCCCGATCGCATCGAGCTGCGCAAGTACTGCCGCTGGTGCTCGAAGCACACGGCCCACAAGGAGACGCGCTAG
- the rplK gene encoding 50S ribosomal protein L11 → MAKKVLTLIKLQVPGGQANPAPPVGPALGQHGVNIMEFCKTFNAQTQNDQGTIIPVEITVFEDRSFTFITKTPPAAVLIKQAIGLDKGSGEPNRNKVGTISKAQVREIAEKKLQDLNAHDVDQASKIIEGTARSMGVEVSG, encoded by the coding sequence ATGGCCAAGAAGGTCCTAACCCTCATCAAGCTCCAGGTCCCCGGTGGACAGGCCAACCCGGCCCCGCCGGTCGGCCCCGCGCTGGGCCAGCACGGCGTGAACATCATGGAGTTCTGCAAGACGTTCAACGCCCAGACGCAGAACGACCAGGGCACGATCATCCCGGTCGAGATCACGGTCTTCGAGGACCGCTCCTTCACCTTCATCACCAAGACGCCGCCGGCCGCCGTGCTCATCAAGCAGGCCATCGGCCTCGACAAGGGCTCGGGCGAGCCCAACCGCAACAAGGTCGGCACCATCTCCAAGGCGCAGGTGCGCGAGATCGCGGAGAAGAAGCTGCAGGACCTCAACGCGCACGACGTCGACCAGGCCTCCAAGATCATCGAGGGCACCGCGCGCTCGATGGGCGTGGAGGTGTCGGGCTGA
- the secE gene encoding preprotein translocase subunit SecE: protein MARNRQRAKQRQAARRAERLADGGDGGRRSAETRDEPGAQSAGTEESQFELEAPAPPEELGRSDMSLEDEPALDEPAQGEAEEAGDELEDYDFEDEEQPLGPEGKGHATPVQEADREQHRGRGKVIGFLANVWAELQRVQWPNRQQVTTLTGVVLGFVLLAGGYLGLLDAIFSRVIQAIL, encoded by the coding sequence GTGGCACGCAACCGCCAGAGAGCCAAGCAGCGCCAGGCGGCCCGCCGGGCGGAGCGCCTCGCCGACGGGGGCGACGGCGGGCGCCGCAGCGCCGAGACGCGCGACGAGCCCGGCGCCCAGTCAGCCGGCACGGAGGAGTCCCAGTTCGAGCTCGAGGCGCCGGCCCCGCCCGAGGAGCTCGGTCGCAGCGACATGTCGCTCGAGGACGAGCCCGCGCTCGACGAGCCCGCCCAAGGCGAGGCCGAGGAGGCCGGCGACGAGCTCGAGGACTACGACTTCGAGGACGAGGAGCAGCCCCTCGGGCCCGAGGGCAAGGGCCATGCCACCCCCGTGCAGGAGGCTGACCGCGAGCAGCACCGCGGGCGCGGTAAGGTCATCGGGTTCCTCGCGAATGTCTGGGCCGAGCTGCAGCGGGTCCAGTGGCCGAACCGGCAGCAGGTCACCACGCTGACCGGTGTCGTCCTCGGCTTCGTCTTGCTTGCGGGCGGCTACCTCGGTCTGCTCGACGCGATCTTCTCGCGGGTCATCCAGGCAATCCTCTAA
- the rpoD gene encoding RNA polymerase sigma factor RpoD produces MTAKDEGVLLTEETAGTSFDTAGPFTEIEELRQLVEEGRERGYLTFEAIAQCLEEVDVTKEQVQHLHAYLLENGIDVVSAADGRPAVSENGRVEASGQKDPSQRKKVEIDLTVEPSLDSLRLYLRSIGKVELLTADQEVGLAKRIERGDMVAKQQMIEANLRLVVSIAKGYLGRGLTFLDLIQEGSLGLIRAVEKFDYRRGYKFSTYATWWIRQAVTRAIADKARTIRIPVHMVEKLNKVVHVERQLVQELGREPTPDEIARELECTPREVKDILRMAQLPVSLEKPIGEEEESELGDFIEDETAESPFELASENLRRENVCRALAALPEREREVIEMRFGLKGHQARTLEEVGRAFGVTRERIRQIENNTLKKLQSLPEAQRLKDAS; encoded by the coding sequence GTGACTGCGAAAGACGAGGGCGTTCTGCTTACGGAGGAGACGGCCGGCACGTCGTTCGACACGGCCGGGCCGTTCACCGAGATCGAAGAGCTCAGACAGCTCGTCGAGGAGGGCCGGGAGCGCGGCTACCTCACCTTCGAGGCCATCGCGCAGTGCCTCGAAGAGGTCGACGTCACCAAGGAGCAGGTCCAGCACCTGCACGCCTACCTGCTCGAGAACGGCATCGACGTCGTGTCCGCGGCCGACGGCCGCCCGGCGGTGTCGGAGAACGGCCGGGTAGAGGCGTCGGGCCAGAAGGACCCGTCGCAGCGCAAGAAGGTGGAGATCGACCTCACGGTCGAGCCCAGCCTCGACTCGCTGCGCCTCTACCTTCGCTCCATCGGCAAGGTCGAGCTGCTCACCGCCGACCAGGAGGTCGGCTTGGCCAAGCGCATCGAGCGTGGCGACATGGTGGCCAAGCAGCAGATGATCGAGGCCAACCTGCGCCTGGTCGTGTCCATCGCCAAGGGCTACCTCGGGCGCGGACTCACGTTCCTCGACCTGATCCAGGAGGGCTCGCTCGGGCTCATCCGCGCGGTCGAGAAGTTCGACTACCGCCGGGGCTACAAGTTCTCCACCTACGCCACCTGGTGGATCCGCCAGGCGGTCACGCGCGCGATCGCGGACAAGGCCCGCACCATCCGCATCCCGGTGCACATGGTGGAGAAGCTCAACAAGGTCGTGCACGTCGAGCGCCAGCTCGTGCAGGAGCTGGGCCGCGAGCCCACGCCCGACGAGATCGCGCGCGAGCTGGAGTGCACGCCGCGCGAGGTCAAGGACATCCTGCGCATGGCGCAGCTGCCGGTCTCGCTCGAGAAGCCGATCGGCGAGGAGGAGGAGTCCGAGCTGGGCGACTTCATCGAGGACGAGACGGCGGAGTCGCCGTTCGAGCTCGCCTCGGAGAACCTGCGCCGCGAGAACGTGTGCCGCGCGCTGGCGGCGCTGCCCGAGCGCGAGCGTGAGGTCATCGAGATGCGCTTCGGGCTCAAGGGCCACCAGGCCCGCACGCTCGAGGAGGTGGGCCGCGCCTTCGGCGTCACCCGCGAGCGCATCCGCCAGATCGAGAACAACACGCTCAAGAAGCTGCAGTCGCTGCCCGAGGCGCAGCGGCTGAAGGACGCTTCTTAG
- a CDS encoding alpha/beta fold hydrolase, producing MFVHGAAEDGRVWRPQLAALAQEFTVVAWDEPGAGRSSDVPADFGLADYANCLAALIGALALGPAHVAGLSWGGTVVQELYRHHPELVATMILVDTYAGWKGSLPEEDVRARVEGVRQMLAAPADEFEPTLPGLFAGDPPAEFLPLLEEMAADVRPQSMRTAVLVMAEADQRDLLPRIAVPTLLIWGELDARSPPRIARQFEEAIPDTTLVLIPGAGHVSNLERPEQFTQAVCEFCRGRSPRQCSYPQRE from the coding sequence GTGTTCGTGCACGGCGCTGCCGAGGATGGCCGCGTGTGGCGACCGCAGCTCGCCGCCCTGGCCCAGGAGTTCACGGTCGTCGCCTGGGACGAGCCGGGGGCGGGCCGCTCCTCGGATGTGCCTGCGGATTTCGGCCTCGCGGACTACGCGAACTGCCTCGCGGCGCTGATCGGCGCACTCGCGCTCGGCCCGGCACACGTCGCCGGCCTCTCCTGGGGCGGCACCGTCGTGCAGGAGCTCTACCGCCACCATCCGGAGCTCGTCGCGACGATGATCCTCGTCGACACCTACGCGGGATGGAAGGGATCGCTGCCTGAGGAGGACGTGCGCGCCCGGGTCGAAGGCGTACGGCAGATGCTCGCCGCGCCTGCCGACGAGTTCGAGCCCACGCTTCCCGGGCTTTTCGCCGGTGATCCGCCGGCTGAGTTCTTGCCGCTCCTGGAAGAGATGGCCGCAGACGTCCGCCCCCAGAGCATGAGGACCGCGGTGCTTGTGATGGCCGAGGCGGACCAGCGCGATCTGCTGCCACGCATCGCCGTGCCGACCCTGCTGATCTGGGGCGAGCTCGACGCCCGTTCGCCGCCCCGCATCGCACGCCAGTTCGAGGAGGCGATCCCAGACACCACGCTCGTCCTGATCCCCGGCGCCGGTCACGTGAGCAACCTCGAGCGGCCCGAGCAGTTCACCCAGGCCGTGTGCGAGTTCTGCCGCGGCCGCTCACCGCGTCAGTGCTCGTACCCGCAAAGAGAGTGA